The proteins below come from a single Juglans regia cultivar Chandler chromosome 12, Walnut 2.0, whole genome shotgun sequence genomic window:
- the LOC109005000 gene encoding uncharacterized protein LOC109005000 isoform X1, whose protein sequence is MAAATEGSIDVRDHGMSLDKKKGRVQCNYCGKVVSGFFRLKCHLGGIRGDVIPCENAPQKVREQFRDSLLERKTEGFCKEVGEPYHLNLPQKRHCCPNLNSVEHNKHEIAQNGSTYFAMHVDIDSSTEDTLMDTAPCPNGSIGSQAAINCESRKYSSSSEAQKCIARFFYETGVDLSAANSPSFKRMINATLGHGQTEYNIPSCQELKGWMLNDEIKEMQRYVKNIRHSWASTGCSVLLDGWIDEKGRHLVNFLVDCPQGAVYLRSSDVTSFISDVDILQSLLDGIIEEIGVDNVVQVVACSTKGWVGDVGKQFVDRCKRVVWTVSASHCIELMLEKIGMIESIKRILNEAKTIIKFIYGHETVLSLLKKHTLGCDLIKPSTRLAMPFMTLENIVSEKQHLKDMFASSEWKTSFWASRIEGKRVADLVGDQSFWNGIGNALKATTPLVRVLFLIKQADKPQVGYIYETMDQVKETIKEEFKKKKPHYMPFWQVIDEIWDTHLHSPIHAAGYYLNPSLFYSSDFFGDAEVAFGLLSSIVRLVQDQRSQDMISRQLEEYRHARGSFEEGSALDQRTNMPPALWWSRYGRQYPELQRFAIRILSQNCDGASRYALKRSLAEKLVTTGRNPIEQKRLNDLAFVHYNLQLQQFQSGTKLDIVAEEIDPMDDWIVDQAPETVFQNGLFSWINFDTYGEGPSNIRAKKEPW, encoded by the exons ATGGCTGCTGCTACTGAGGGCTCCATTGATGTTCGTGATCATGGAATGTCTCTTGACAAGAAAAAGGGTAGAGTTCAATGCAATTATTGTGGTAAAGTGGTCAGTGGTTTCTTCCGTCTAAAGTGCCACTTAGGAGGTATACGTGGTGATGTTATCCCTTGTGAAAATGCTCCTCAAAAGGTGAGGGAACAGTTTAGAGACAGTTTGCTTGAAAGAAAGACAGAAGGCTTTTGCAAGGAAGTTGGAGAGCCCTATCACCTAAATCTTCCTCAGAAGAGGCATTGTTGTCCTAACCTGAACAGTGTTGAGCATAACAAGCATGAAATTGCCCAAAATGGCAGTACCTATTTTGCGATGCATGTTGATATAGACTCTTCCACGGAAGACACTCTGATGGACACTGCTCCTTGTCCCAATGGAAGTATAGGTTCCCAAGCAGCCATAAATTGTGAATcaagaaaatattcatcatcaagTGAAGCCCAAAAATGCATTGCTAGATTCTTTTATGAAACGGGTGTAGATCTCAGTGCTGCCAATTCTCCTAGCTTTAAAAGAATGATAAATGCCACACTTGGTCATGGTCAGACGGAGTATAATATCCCTAGTTGTCAGGAACTAAAAGGGTGGATgcttaatgatgagataaagGAGATGCAAAGGTATGTGAAGAATATTAGGCATTCATGGGCAAGCACGGGGTGCAGTGTTTTGTTAGATGGATGGATTGATGAAAAGGGTCGACACCTGGTTAATTTTTTGGTGGATTGCCCGCAGGGTGCTGTTTATCTTCGGTCATCTGATGTTACATCCTTCATTAGTGATGTTGATATATTACAGTCATTGTTGGATGGAATTATTGAGGAGATTGGAGTTGACAATGTCGTTCAAGTGGTGGCATGTTCTACAAAGGGTTGGGTGGGAGATGTGGGCAAGCAATTCGTGGATAGATGCAAGAGAGTAGTCTGGACTGTGAGCGCATCCCATTGTATTGAGCTTATGCTAGAGAAGATTGGGATGATTGAATCTATCAAAAGGATATTAAATGAAGCCAAGACCATTATAAAGTTTATTTATGGCCATGAAACCGTTTTGAGTCTTTTGAAGAAACATACTCTTGGCTGCGACCTAATTAAGCCCTCAACAAGATTGGCAATGCCCTTTATGACTCTAGAGAATATTGTATCCGAAAAGCAGCATTTAAAGGATATGTTTGCCTCATCTGAGTGGAAAACATCATTCTGGGCTTCTAGAATAGAGGGAAAGAGAGTGGCCGATTTGGTGGGAGATCAATCTTTCTGGAATGGAATTGGGAATGCCTTAAAGGCAACTACACCACTGGTGCGTGTTCTATTTTTGATCAAACAGGCTGATAAGCCACAGGTAGGGTACATATACGAAACAATGGATCAAGTAAAAGAGACAATTAAAGAggaatttaaaaagaagaaacccCATTACATGCCTTTCTGGCAAGTGATTGATGAGATTTGGGATACCCATCTCCATAGCCCTATCCATGCTGCAGGGTATTATTTAAACCCAAGTCTCTTCTATTCAAGTGATTTCTTTGGTGATGCCGAGGTTGCCTTTGGCCTTTTGAGCTCAATTGTTCGCTTGGTACAAGATCAAAGAAGTCAAGATATGATATCCCGACAACTTGAGGAGTACAGACATGCTAGAGGTAGTTTTGAAGAGGGGAGTGCCCTTGACCAAAGAACCAACATGCCTCCAG CCCTGTGGTGGTCTCGATATGGAAGGCAATATCCTGAGCTACAGAGATTTGCCATTCGTATTTTGAGCCAGAACTGTGATGGTGCTTCAAGATACGCCCTCAAAAGGAGTTTGGCTGAGAAGCTAGTCACAACTGGAAGGAATCCAATTGAGCAGAAACGATTGAATGATCTGGCATTTGTGCATTATAATTTGCAACTGCAGCAGTTTCAGTCAGGCACCAAGCTTGACATTGTGGCTGAAGAGATTGACCCAATGGATGATTGGATTGTTGATCAAGCACCAGAGACTGTATTTCAAAATGGTCTATTTTCATGGATAAACTTTGATACTTATGGGGAAGGACCTTCTAATATTCGGGCAAAGAAAGAACCCTGGTAA
- the LOC109005000 gene encoding uncharacterized protein LOC109005000 isoform X2 encodes MAAATEGSIDVRDHGMSLDKKKGRVQCNYCGKVVSGFFRLKCHLGGIRGDVIPCENAPQKVREQFRDSLLERKTEGFCKEVGEPYHLNLPQKRHCCPNLNSVEHNKHEIAQNGSTYFAMHVDIDSSTEDTLMDTAPCPNGSIGSQAAINCESRKYSSSSEAQKCIARFFYETGVDLSAANSPSFKRMINATLGHGQTEYNIPSCQELKGWMLNDEIKEMQRYVKNIRHSWASTGCSVLLDGWIDEKGRHLVNFLVDCPQGAVYLRSSDVTSFISDVDILQSLLDGIIEEIGVDNVVQVVACSTKGWVGDVGKQFVDRCKRVVWTVSASHCIELMLEKIGMIESIKRILNEAKTIIKFIYGHETVLSLLKKHTLGCDLIKPSTRLAMPFMTLENIVSEKQHLKDMFASSEWKTSFWASRIEGKRVADLVGDQSFWNGIGNALKATTPLVRVLFLIKQADKPQVGYIYETMDQVKETIKEEFKKKKPHYMPFWQVIDEIWDTHLHSPIHAAGYYLNPSLFYSSDFFGDAEVAFGLLSSIVRLVQDQRSQDMISRQLEEYRHARGSFEEGSALDQRTNMPPV; translated from the exons ATGGCTGCTGCTACTGAGGGCTCCATTGATGTTCGTGATCATGGAATGTCTCTTGACAAGAAAAAGGGTAGAGTTCAATGCAATTATTGTGGTAAAGTGGTCAGTGGTTTCTTCCGTCTAAAGTGCCACTTAGGAGGTATACGTGGTGATGTTATCCCTTGTGAAAATGCTCCTCAAAAGGTGAGGGAACAGTTTAGAGACAGTTTGCTTGAAAGAAAGACAGAAGGCTTTTGCAAGGAAGTTGGAGAGCCCTATCACCTAAATCTTCCTCAGAAGAGGCATTGTTGTCCTAACCTGAACAGTGTTGAGCATAACAAGCATGAAATTGCCCAAAATGGCAGTACCTATTTTGCGATGCATGTTGATATAGACTCTTCCACGGAAGACACTCTGATGGACACTGCTCCTTGTCCCAATGGAAGTATAGGTTCCCAAGCAGCCATAAATTGTGAATcaagaaaatattcatcatcaagTGAAGCCCAAAAATGCATTGCTAGATTCTTTTATGAAACGGGTGTAGATCTCAGTGCTGCCAATTCTCCTAGCTTTAAAAGAATGATAAATGCCACACTTGGTCATGGTCAGACGGAGTATAATATCCCTAGTTGTCAGGAACTAAAAGGGTGGATgcttaatgatgagataaagGAGATGCAAAGGTATGTGAAGAATATTAGGCATTCATGGGCAAGCACGGGGTGCAGTGTTTTGTTAGATGGATGGATTGATGAAAAGGGTCGACACCTGGTTAATTTTTTGGTGGATTGCCCGCAGGGTGCTGTTTATCTTCGGTCATCTGATGTTACATCCTTCATTAGTGATGTTGATATATTACAGTCATTGTTGGATGGAATTATTGAGGAGATTGGAGTTGACAATGTCGTTCAAGTGGTGGCATGTTCTACAAAGGGTTGGGTGGGAGATGTGGGCAAGCAATTCGTGGATAGATGCAAGAGAGTAGTCTGGACTGTGAGCGCATCCCATTGTATTGAGCTTATGCTAGAGAAGATTGGGATGATTGAATCTATCAAAAGGATATTAAATGAAGCCAAGACCATTATAAAGTTTATTTATGGCCATGAAACCGTTTTGAGTCTTTTGAAGAAACATACTCTTGGCTGCGACCTAATTAAGCCCTCAACAAGATTGGCAATGCCCTTTATGACTCTAGAGAATATTGTATCCGAAAAGCAGCATTTAAAGGATATGTTTGCCTCATCTGAGTGGAAAACATCATTCTGGGCTTCTAGAATAGAGGGAAAGAGAGTGGCCGATTTGGTGGGAGATCAATCTTTCTGGAATGGAATTGGGAATGCCTTAAAGGCAACTACACCACTGGTGCGTGTTCTATTTTTGATCAAACAGGCTGATAAGCCACAGGTAGGGTACATATACGAAACAATGGATCAAGTAAAAGAGACAATTAAAGAggaatttaaaaagaagaaacccCATTACATGCCTTTCTGGCAAGTGATTGATGAGATTTGGGATACCCATCTCCATAGCCCTATCCATGCTGCAGGGTATTATTTAAACCCAAGTCTCTTCTATTCAAGTGATTTCTTTGGTGATGCCGAGGTTGCCTTTGGCCTTTTGAGCTCAATTGTTCGCTTGGTACAAGATCAAAGAAGTCAAGATATGATATCCCGACAACTTGAGGAGTACAGACATGCTAGAGGTAGTTTTGAAGAGGGGAGTGCCCTTGACCAAAGAACCAACATGCCTCCAG TGTAA
- the LOC109005001 gene encoding myb family transcription factor PHL6 yields MNRNGIISAKQSKATRGVTQSYYDTLSPVHSFSTAESEVKSLLASECSSSRPSPFIRTESLSSTPSQASQKYYLESGPSSPLSPGFHVQNSKSTFSRSSLFCTSLYQSSSSSSETHRQLGNLPFLPHPPSYNQSISAVDSTKAPLLFSGDIENQYDLEHSEALMKEFLNLPGDTSDGSLRGVNCTSDGLALTEQLDLQFLSDELDIAITDHGENPRLDEIYETPQASSKPAIGLTCSQSCCSMVPTPEDVSSQPSPGSATAHKPRMRWTPELHECFVEAVKKLDGAEKATPKGVLKLMNVEGLTIYHVKSHLQKYRLAKYMPEKKEEKKASSSEEKKASSTCNESDGRRKGSIQITEALRMQMEVQKQLHEQLEVQRALQLRIEEHARYLQKILEEQQKAGITWVSPQNLSSETDPCHDPELRPSSPSPPHPAESKTESSSPLASKHKATDISDSNSQLCSKRIRLEEKEESGPDRTAVGDAVH; encoded by the exons ATGAATCGCAATGGTATCATATCTGCCAAACAAAGCAAGGCTACCAGAGGAGTCACACAGTCATATTATGATACCCTTTCCCCAGTGCATAGTTTTTCGACCGCGGAATCAGAAGTCAAAAGTTTATTGGCTAGTGAATGTTCATCTTCACGTCCATCACCTTTCATACGAACCGAATCTCTTAGTTCTACTCCTAGCCAAGCATCTCAAAAGTATTATTTAGAATCTGGACCAAGTAGTCCTCTGTCTCCTGGTTTTCATGTCCAGAATTCTAAGAGCACATTTTCACGGTCATCCTTGTTCTGTACCAGTTTATACCAGTCTTCTTCATCAAGTTCTGAAACCCATCGTCAGCTTGGTAATCTGCCATTTCTTCCACATCCTCCATCCTACAACCAGTCCATTTCTGCTGTCGATTCAACAAAAGCTCCTTTGCTGTTCAGTGGGGATATAGAAAATCAATATGATTTGGAGCATTCAGAGGCTCTTATGAAAGAATTTCTTAATCTGCCTGGAGATACTTCTGATGGTAGCCTTCGTGGGGTAAACTGCACAAGTGATGGTCTAGCACTTACAGAGCAACTGGATCTGCAATTTTTGTCTGATGAACTTGACATAGCTATCACTGACCATGGAGAAAATCCCAGGCTTGAT GAAATTTATGAAACACCACAGGCTTCATCAAAACCAGCCATAGGTTTGACATGCAGTCAGAGTTGTTGCTCCATGGTGCCAACTCCCGAAGATGTTTCAAGTCAGCCATCTCCTGGGTCAGCCACTGCACACAAGCCAAGAATGAGATGGACGCCTGAGCTCCATGAGTGTTTTGTGGAGGCCGTCAAAAAGCTTGATGGGGCTGAAA AGGCTACTCCAAAGGGTGTATTAAAGCTTATGAATGTCGAAGGTCTGACCATCTATCATGTGAAAAGCCACTTACAG AAATACCGCCTCGCAAAGTATATGCCAGAGAAAAAAGAAG AGAAGAAAGCTTCTAGCTCGGAAGAAAAGAAAGCATCTTCAACCTGCAATGAAAGTGATGGACGTAGGAAGGG GAGCATTCAAATCACTGAGGCTTTGCGCATGCAAATGGAAGTTCAGAAACAGCTGCATGAACAACTTGAG GTCCAACGGGCACTTCAGTTACGCATAGAGGAACATGCAAGgtacttgcaaaagatcttggAGGAACAACAGAAAGCTGGCATTACCTGGGTTTCTCCTCAAAACTTGTCTTCAGAGACTGATCCATGCCATGATCCTGAACTGCGGCCATCTTCTCCGTCACCCCCACATCCTGCTGAATCCAAAACTGAGTCATCTTCACCTCTAGCATCCAAGCATAAAGCTACAGATATCAGTGATTCAAATTCACAACTTTGCTCAAAAAGGATCCGTctggaagagaaagaagaatcaGGCCCAGATAGGACAGCAGTTGGAGATGCTGTGCATTGA